A window of the Cygnus atratus isolate AKBS03 ecotype Queensland, Australia chromosome 4, CAtr_DNAZoo_HiC_assembly, whole genome shotgun sequence genome harbors these coding sequences:
- the NKX1-1 gene encoding NK1 transcription factor-related protein 1, with product MNVSRDKVGDISIPAAAAAAVTAPAASLGIGGEPCGLPGEGMESHGEQRLSAGGELPLYSCPGNRDRQGDGQSNTPGQEGAAGALPAVHRTTSFSVLDILDPNKFNSKRRQCGGLYKSGGAQFPLGAEDKPEDSGTELAEQKALAEDFDACKKSAELIKEDGELYKAEECDLDCSSSSRPSRSPDSELQDDEELCGEESSTSTTTGGSGSAAPGEPDPGHHHHHHNHAEQSQQAKPKRKRTGSDSKSGKPRRARTAFTYEQLVALENKFKSTRYLSVCERLNLALSLSLTETQVKIWFQNRRTKWKKQNPGADTSAPTGGGGAGGGAGGGGLGGGLSPLSHSPPMGNPLSMHGPGSYAGHPAGGLVCAAQLPFLPSPAVLSPFVLGSQTYGAPAFYTPHL from the exons ATGAATGTGAGCAGAGACAAGGTGGGTGACATCTCCATCCCGGCAGCGGCAGCCGCGGCGGTGACAGCCCCCGCAGCCTCGCTTGGCATCGGCGGGGAGCCCTGCGGCTTGCCCGGGGAAGGCATGGAGAGCCACGGGGAGCAGCGGCTCTCGGCCGGCGGCGAGCTGCCCCTCTACTCCTGCCCTGGAAATAGGGACAGGCAAGGGGACGGGCAGAGCAACACCCCCGGACAagagggggcagcgggggcccTGCCCGCCGTGCACAGAACCACCTCTTTCTCCGTGCTCGACATCCTGGACCCTAACAAATTCAACAGCAAGAGGAGGCAGTGCGGGGGCTTGTACAAATCGGGGGGAGCCCAGTTCCCGCTGGGGGCGGAGGATAAGCCCGAGGACTCAGGGACGGAGCTGGCCGAGCAAAAAGCTCTCGCCGAAGATTTCGACGCGTGCAAGAAGTCCGCGGAGCTCATCA AGGAGGACGGCGAGCTCTACAAGGCCGAGGAGTGCGACCtggactgcagcagcagcagccggccGAGCCGCAGCCCCGACAGCGAGCTGCAGGACGACGAGGAGCTGTGCGGCGaggagagcagcaccagcaccaccacaggCGGCAGCGGCTCGGCGGCTCCCGGAGAGCCCGACCcgggccaccaccaccaccaccacaaccacGCCGAg cagagccagcaggccAAGCCCAAGAGGAAGCGCACGGGCTCGGACTCCAAGTCGGGGAAGCCCCGGCGGGCTCGGACAGCTTTCACCTACGAGCAGCTGGTGGCGCTGGAGAACAAGTTCAAGTCCACGCGGTACCTGTCGGTGTGCGAGCGCCTCAACCTGGCGCTGTCCCTCAGCCTCACCGAGACGCAGGTGAAGATCTGGTTCCAGAACCGCCGCACCAAGTGGAAGAAGCAGAACCCCGGCGCCGACACCAGCGCGCCcaccggcggcggcggggcgggcggcggggcggggggcggcgggctgGGGGGCGGCCTCAGCCCCCTCAGCCACTCGCCGCCCATGGGCAACCCGCTCTCCATGCACGGGCCCGGCAGCTACGCGGGGCACCCCGCCGGGGGGCTGGTGTGCGCCGCCCAGCTGCCCTtcctgcccagccccgccgTCCTCTCGCCCTTCGTGCTGGGCTCGCAGACTTACGGCGCCCCGGCTTTCTACACCCCGCACCTATAA